A DNA window from Burkholderia sp. HI2500 contains the following coding sequences:
- the lplT gene encoding lysophospholipid transporter LplT, whose amino-acid sequence MKKGFYTIMAAQFFSSLADNALLIAAIALLKDLHAPNWMTPLLKLFFVLSYVVLAAYVGAFADSRPKGRVMFITNSIKVVGCMIMLFGAHPLIAYGIVGFGAAAYSPAKYGILTELLPADRLVAANGWIEGTTVSSIILGTVLGGALISPHIASHVIAHTPAWIGTPAEAAMAIIMAIYVIAALFNLRIPDTGARYPKQERGPVKLLTDFADCFMVLWRDKLGQISLAVTTLFWGAGATLQFIVLKWAEVSLGMSLSEGAILQAVVAVGVAAGAIAAAARIPLKKSLTVLPVGIIMGIAVMLMAFYTRDLFPSHWAVHIGHLRMPVYLIIAYIFLMCVGALSGYFVVPMNALLQHRGHVLLSAGHSIAVQNFNENLSVLVMLCLYAVLVWLDVPVGVVIVLFGTFVCLTMWLVMRRHQANQRQFDSVALIGESRH is encoded by the coding sequence ATGAAAAAAGGTTTTTACACCATCATGGCCGCGCAGTTTTTCTCGTCGCTGGCCGACAATGCGCTCCTCATCGCCGCCATCGCCCTGCTGAAAGACCTCCACGCCCCCAACTGGATGACACCGCTGTTGAAGCTGTTCTTCGTGTTGTCCTATGTGGTGCTGGCGGCCTATGTCGGCGCCTTCGCGGATTCGCGCCCGAAGGGCCGCGTGATGTTCATCACCAACTCGATCAAGGTCGTCGGCTGCATGATCATGCTGTTCGGCGCCCACCCGTTGATTGCGTACGGGATCGTCGGCTTCGGCGCCGCGGCCTACTCGCCCGCGAAATACGGCATCCTCACCGAGCTGCTGCCGGCCGACCGGCTCGTCGCCGCGAACGGCTGGATCGAAGGCACGACCGTCAGCTCGATCATCCTCGGCACCGTGCTGGGCGGCGCGCTGATCAGCCCGCACATCGCGTCGCACGTGATCGCGCACACGCCCGCCTGGATCGGCACGCCCGCCGAAGCGGCGATGGCGATCATCATGGCGATCTACGTGATCGCCGCGCTGTTCAACCTGCGCATCCCCGATACGGGCGCCCGCTACCCGAAGCAGGAACGCGGCCCGGTCAAGCTCCTCACGGATTTCGCCGACTGCTTCATGGTGCTGTGGCGCGACAAGCTCGGCCAGATCTCGCTGGCGGTCACGACGCTGTTCTGGGGCGCCGGCGCGACGCTGCAGTTCATCGTGCTGAAGTGGGCTGAAGTGTCGCTCGGCATGTCGCTGTCGGAAGGCGCGATCCTGCAGGCCGTGGTCGCCGTGGGCGTCGCGGCCGGCGCAATCGCCGCCGCCGCCCGAATCCCGTTGAAGAAGTCGCTGACCGTGCTGCCCGTCGGCATCATCATGGGCATCGCGGTGATGCTGATGGCGTTCTACACGCGCGACCTGTTCCCGTCGCACTGGGCCGTGCACATCGGCCACCTGCGCATGCCCGTGTACCTGATCATCGCGTACATCTTCCTGATGTGCGTCGGCGCATTGTCCGGCTACTTCGTCGTTCCGATGAACGCGCTGCTGCAGCACCGCGGCCACGTGCTGCTGTCGGCCGGCCACTCGATCGCGGTGCAGAACTTCAACGAGAACCTGTCGGTGCTCGTGATGCTGTGCCTGTATGCGGTGCTGGTGTGGCTCGACGTACCGGTCGGCGTCGTGATCGTGCTGTTCGGCACGTTCGTCTGCCTGACGATGTGGCTCGTGATGCGCCGCCACCAGGCGAACCAGCGCCAGTTCGACTCGGTCGCGCTGATCGGCGAATCGCGGCACTGA
- the rimI gene encoding ribosomal protein S18-alanine N-acetyltransferase, protein MTGVLLSDRYLAPMTDADLDEVVAIEHVAYEFPWSRGNFEDSLRNGYLGVCLRHVTGSLIGYCVLMPVVDEMHLLNLCVAPAAQCAGAGLALLREAVRISRAEGLDGVLLEVRPSNPRAIHLYERFGFLTIGRRKNYYPAKHRSREDAIVMRLTLNKDEGDAHGMG, encoded by the coding sequence ATGACGGGCGTACTGCTGAGCGACCGCTATCTGGCGCCGATGACGGATGCCGATCTCGACGAGGTCGTCGCGATCGAGCACGTCGCGTACGAATTCCCGTGGAGCCGCGGCAATTTCGAGGATTCGTTGCGCAACGGCTATCTGGGCGTGTGCCTGCGGCACGTGACGGGTTCGTTGATCGGCTATTGCGTGCTGATGCCCGTGGTCGACGAGATGCACCTGCTGAACCTGTGCGTCGCGCCGGCCGCGCAGTGCGCGGGCGCGGGCCTGGCGCTGCTGCGCGAGGCCGTGCGCATTTCGCGCGCGGAAGGGCTCGACGGCGTGCTGCTCGAGGTGCGGCCGTCCAATCCGCGCGCGATCCATCTGTACGAGCGTTTCGGCTTCTTGACGATCGGCCGGCGCAAGAACTATTACCCGGCGAAGCATCGCAGCCGGGAGGACGCGATCGTGATGCGTCTGACGCTGAACAAGGACGAAGGGGACGCGCATGGCATGGGCTGA
- a CDS encoding uracil-DNA glycosylase yields MAWAEAALEEMGLAQIWVRRGQGADAGTDEGATAEAHAAAQTGAVDAAPAVATGRPARTARPPVQDDAPPAVARSADASPARAPAAVPSRRVDDGDRAPAPVTPVASADTMPPMDDMPPAGPDDFAWFDAAPPGDPVPMAEARPVGTPVAALDWDALAARVADCTLCGLCEKRTNTVFGVGDREADWMLIGEAPGENEDKQGEPFVGQAGKLLDNMLHSLSLKRGDNVYIANVIKCRPPGNRNPEPDEVASCEPYLQRQVALVKPKLIVALGRFAAQTLLKTDASIASLRGRVHAYEGVPVIVTYHPAYLLRSLQDKSKAWADLCLARDTFRRAEGGDANGPAGQ; encoded by the coding sequence ATGGCATGGGCTGAAGCGGCGCTCGAGGAAATGGGCCTCGCGCAGATCTGGGTGCGGCGCGGGCAAGGCGCGGATGCAGGCACGGACGAGGGCGCGACAGCCGAAGCGCACGCCGCCGCGCAAACCGGTGCGGTGGACGCCGCACCGGCCGTCGCGACCGGGCGGCCTGCGCGGACCGCGCGTCCGCCGGTGCAGGACGACGCACCGCCCGCAGTGGCGCGGAGCGCCGATGCTTCGCCGGCTCGCGCGCCGGCCGCCGTCCCGTCGCGGCGCGTCGACGACGGCGATCGCGCGCCTGCACCGGTTACGCCGGTCGCGTCGGCCGACACGATGCCGCCGATGGATGACATGCCGCCTGCCGGACCCGACGATTTCGCGTGGTTCGACGCGGCGCCGCCGGGCGATCCCGTGCCGATGGCCGAAGCGCGTCCCGTCGGTACGCCGGTTGCCGCGCTCGACTGGGATGCGCTGGCCGCGCGCGTGGCCGACTGCACGCTGTGCGGTCTGTGCGAGAAGCGGACCAACACCGTGTTCGGCGTCGGCGACCGCGAAGCGGACTGGATGCTGATCGGCGAAGCGCCGGGCGAGAACGAGGACAAGCAGGGCGAGCCGTTCGTCGGCCAGGCCGGCAAGCTGCTCGACAACATGCTGCATTCGCTGTCGCTCAAGCGCGGCGACAACGTGTACATCGCGAACGTGATCAAGTGCCGGCCGCCCGGCAACCGCAATCCGGAGCCGGACGAGGTCGCGAGCTGCGAGCCGTACCTGCAGCGCCAGGTCGCGCTCGTGAAGCCGAAGCTGATCGTCGCGCTCGGCCGCTTCGCCGCGCAGACGCTGCTGAAGACGGACGCGAGCATTGCGTCGCTGCGCGGCCGCGTGCATGCGTACGAAGGCGTGCCGGTGATCGTGACCTACCATCCGGCGTACCTGTTGCGCAGCCTGCAGGACAAGTCGAAGGCGTGGGCCGACCTGTGCCTCGCGCGCGACACGTTCCGGCGCGCAGAGGGCGGCGACGCGAACGGGCCGGCCGGACAATGA
- a CDS encoding DUF1853 family protein has product MTTGAACAFVDTLHDVAVRDLGWLLASPSLLTAVPDAPLARPWLDAVGQSAVEAWLAALDAQPEPLHRALDGFRPTRLGRYAECLLEYFLTHGPSLRLVAANLPLRSNGKTLGEVDFLVDAPDGRRLHWELAVKCYLCAPVQAGASLADFVGPNLVDRFDRKRRRLLEHQLRLGDRDGFARLGYGAPSDAQMFIKGWLFYPHGAPLPPVSAEIAPDHPHGFWLTHAQWPAWAAAQRAGVAWSVLPRLAWLAPRLAAVGSGFEPETLAATLELPSVLTTREAPALIGIHEKGSDGTWRETARGFVVPDDWPVRAQAFAAQDH; this is encoded by the coding sequence ATGACGACCGGCGCGGCGTGCGCATTCGTCGATACGCTGCACGACGTCGCGGTTCGGGATCTGGGCTGGCTGCTGGCCAGCCCGAGCTTGCTCACCGCGGTGCCGGACGCGCCGCTGGCGCGCCCGTGGCTGGATGCGGTGGGACAGTCGGCCGTCGAAGCATGGCTCGCCGCGCTCGATGCGCAGCCCGAGCCGCTGCATCGCGCGCTTGACGGCTTCCGGCCCACCCGCCTCGGCCGCTACGCCGAATGCCTGCTCGAGTATTTCCTGACGCACGGGCCGTCGCTGCGGCTCGTCGCGGCCAATCTGCCGCTGCGCAGCAACGGCAAGACGCTCGGCGAAGTCGATTTTCTCGTCGACGCACCGGACGGGCGGCGCCTGCACTGGGAACTCGCGGTGAAGTGCTACCTGTGCGCGCCGGTGCAAGCCGGCGCATCGCTTGCCGATTTCGTTGGCCCCAATCTCGTCGACCGGTTCGACCGCAAGCGCCGCCGGTTGCTCGAGCACCAGCTGCGGCTCGGCGATCGCGACGGGTTTGCGCGGCTCGGCTACGGCGCGCCGTCCGACGCGCAGATGTTCATCAAGGGCTGGTTGTTCTATCCGCACGGCGCGCCGCTGCCGCCGGTGTCCGCGGAAATCGCGCCGGATCACCCGCACGGTTTCTGGCTCACGCACGCGCAGTGGCCGGCCTGGGCGGCCGCTCAGCGTGCCGGCGTCGCATGGAGCGTGTTGCCGCGGCTTGCGTGGCTAGCGCCGCGACTGGCTGCCGTCGGTAGCGGATTCGAACCCGAAACGCTGGCGGCCACGCTGGAATTGCCGTCGGTGTTGACGACGCGCGAGGCGCCTGCGCTGATCGGCATTCATGAAAAGGGCAGTGACGGCACGTGGCGCGAAACGGCGCGCGGCTTCGTCGTGCCGGACGACTGGCCGGTGCGTGCCCAGGCGTTCGCGGCGCAGGATCACTGA
- a CDS encoding acyl-CoA-binding protein, whose product MSELTAQFDQAQIDVKQLTERPGNLTLLRLYALFKQATDGDAHGDKPGFTDIVGKYKYDAWDALKGTSQDAAKQQYIELVESLKNGTAS is encoded by the coding sequence ATGAGCGAACTCACCGCCCAATTCGACCAGGCCCAGATCGACGTCAAGCAACTGACGGAACGTCCGGGCAACCTGACCCTGCTGCGCCTGTACGCCCTCTTCAAGCAGGCGACCGACGGCGACGCCCATGGCGACAAGCCGGGCTTCACCGACATCGTCGGCAAATACAAGTACGACGCCTGGGATGCGCTGAAGGGCACGTCGCAGGATGCGGCGAAGCAGCAGTACATCGAACTCGTCGAATCGCTGAAGAACGGCACGGCTTCCTGA
- the aceA gene encoding isocitrate lyase, translating into MSRQQQAQELQKQWETDPRWKGIKRSYSAEDVVRLRGSIPIEHTLAKRGAEKLWSLVNNEPFVNALGALTGNQAMQQVKAGLKAIYLSGWQVAGDANVAGEMYPDQSLYPANSVPLVVKRINNTLTRADQIQWSEGKNPGDEGYVDFFAPIVADAEAGFGGVLNAFELMKAMIEAGASGVHFEDQLASVKKCGHMGGKVLVPTREAVAKLSAARLAADVMGTSTVLVARTDAEAADLITSDVDDNDKPFLTGERTVEGFFRTKPGIEQAISRGLAYAPYADLVWCETGKPDLEYAKKFAEAIHKQFPGKLLSYNCSPSFNWKKNLDDATIAKFQKELGAMGYKFQFITLAGFHALNYSMFNLAHGYARTQMSAFVELQQAEFAAADKGFTAVKHQREVGTGYFDAVTQTVEREASTTALHGSTEDEQFFDGKKVA; encoded by the coding sequence ATGTCGCGACAGCAACAGGCACAGGAACTGCAAAAGCAATGGGAAACCGATCCGCGCTGGAAGGGCATCAAGCGCAGCTACTCGGCTGAAGACGTGGTCCGCCTGCGTGGTTCGATTCCGATCGAGCACACGCTCGCCAAGCGCGGCGCGGAAAAACTGTGGAGCCTCGTCAACAACGAGCCGTTCGTTAACGCACTCGGCGCACTGACCGGCAACCAGGCGATGCAGCAGGTGAAGGCCGGCCTGAAGGCGATCTACCTGTCCGGCTGGCAAGTGGCCGGCGACGCGAACGTCGCGGGCGAAATGTACCCGGACCAGTCGCTGTACCCGGCAAACTCGGTGCCGCTTGTCGTGAAGCGCATCAACAACACGCTGACGCGCGCCGACCAGATCCAGTGGTCGGAAGGCAAGAACCCGGGCGACGAAGGCTATGTCGACTTCTTCGCACCGATCGTCGCTGACGCGGAAGCCGGTTTCGGCGGCGTGCTGAACGCGTTCGAACTGATGAAGGCGATGATCGAAGCCGGCGCGTCGGGCGTGCACTTCGAGGACCAGCTCGCTTCGGTGAAGAAGTGCGGCCACATGGGCGGCAAGGTGCTCGTGCCGACGCGCGAGGCCGTCGCGAAGCTGTCGGCTGCGCGTCTCGCGGCCGACGTGATGGGCACGTCGACCGTGCTGGTCGCCCGCACCGACGCGGAAGCAGCCGACCTGATCACGTCCGACGTCGACGACAACGACAAGCCGTTCCTGACGGGCGAGCGCACGGTGGAAGGCTTCTTCCGCACCAAGCCGGGCATCGAGCAGGCGATCTCGCGCGGTCTGGCGTACGCGCCGTACGCCGACCTGGTCTGGTGCGAAACGGGCAAGCCGGATCTCGAGTACGCGAAGAAGTTCGCGGAAGCGATCCACAAGCAGTTCCCGGGCAAGCTGCTGTCGTACAACTGCTCGCCGTCGTTCAACTGGAAGAAGAACCTCGACGACGCGACGATCGCGAAGTTCCAGAAGGAACTCGGCGCGATGGGCTACAAGTTCCAGTTCATCACGCTGGCCGGCTTCCATGCGCTGAACTACTCGATGTTCAACCTCGCGCACGGCTATGCCCGCACGCAGATGAGCGCGTTCGTCGAACTGCAGCAGGCCGAGTTCGCAGCCGCGGACAAGGGCTTCACGGCCGTCAAGCACCAGCGCGAAGTCGGCACCGGCTACTTCGACGCGGTGACGCAGACGGTCGAGCGCGAAGCATCGACCACCGCGCTGCACGGCTCGACCGAAGACGAGCAGTTCTTCGACGGCAAGAAGGTCGCGTAA
- the alr gene encoding alanine racemase, which produces MPRPISATIHTAALANNLSVVRRFAGPSKVWAVVKANAYGHGLARVFPGLRGTDGFGLLDLDEAVKLRELGWAGPILLLEGFFRSTDIDVIDRYSLTTTVHNDEQMRMLETARLSKPVNVQLKMNSGMNRLGYQPEKYRAAWERARACPGIGQITLMTHFSDADNERGVAEQLATFERGAESIAGARSLANSAAVLWHPDTHFDWVRPGIVLYGASPSGLSSDIADTGLKPAMTLASELIAVQTIGKGQAIGYGSTFSAQAPMRIGVVACGYADGYPRVAPEGTPVIVDGIRTRIVGRVSMDMITVDLTPCPQAGVGARVELWGNALPIDDVARHCGTIGYELMCAVAGRVPVRAE; this is translated from the coding sequence ATGCCGCGCCCGATCTCCGCCACCATCCATACCGCCGCTCTCGCGAACAATCTCTCCGTCGTCCGCCGCTTTGCCGGCCCGTCCAAGGTCTGGGCGGTCGTCAAGGCCAACGCGTACGGTCACGGGCTCGCGCGTGTGTTTCCCGGCCTGCGCGGCACCGACGGCTTCGGCCTGCTCGACCTCGACGAGGCCGTCAAGCTGCGCGAACTCGGCTGGGCCGGCCCGATCCTGCTGCTCGAAGGGTTCTTCCGCTCGACCGACATCGACGTGATCGACCGCTACAGCCTGACGACGACCGTCCACAACGACGAGCAGATGCGGATGCTGGAAACGGCGCGGCTGTCGAAGCCCGTCAACGTGCAGCTCAAGATGAACAGCGGGATGAACCGGCTCGGCTACCAGCCGGAAAAATACCGTGCCGCATGGGAGCGCGCCCGCGCGTGCCCCGGGATCGGCCAGATCACGTTGATGACCCATTTTTCGGATGCGGACAACGAGCGCGGCGTCGCCGAGCAGCTCGCGACGTTCGAGCGCGGCGCGGAAAGCATCGCCGGCGCGCGCAGCCTCGCGAATTCCGCGGCCGTGCTGTGGCATCCGGATACCCACTTCGACTGGGTGCGCCCGGGGATCGTACTGTACGGCGCGTCGCCGTCCGGGCTGTCGTCCGACATCGCCGATACCGGGCTGAAGCCCGCGATGACGCTCGCATCCGAGCTGATCGCGGTGCAGACGATCGGGAAGGGCCAGGCCATCGGCTATGGCTCGACGTTCTCCGCGCAGGCGCCGATGCGGATCGGCGTGGTCGCGTGCGGTTACGCGGACGGCTATCCGCGGGTCGCGCCCGAAGGCACGCCGGTGATCGTCGACGGCATCCGCACGCGGATCGTCGGTCGCGTATCGATGGACATGATCACCGTCGACCTGACCCCGTGCCCGCAGGCCGGCGTCGGCGCGCGCGTCGAGCTGTGGGGCAACGCGCTGCCGATCGACGACGTCGCCCGCCATTGCGGCACGATCGGCTACGAGCTGATGTGCGCGGTCGCCGGCCGCGTGCCCGTGCGCGCGGAATAA
- the thiD gene encoding bifunctional hydroxymethylpyrimidine kinase/phosphomethylpyrimidine kinase, with translation MTHPIPNILTIAGSDSGGGAGIQADLKTFSALGAYGASVITALTAQNTRGVTGVHAPDAAFVTAQLDAVFGDIRIDAVKIGMLANAAIVHAVADALRRYAPRFVVLDTVMISKSSHALLAPDAVDALRDALLPLATVVTPNLPEAAALLNDVPATTEDDMVRQGQALLQTGARAVLMKGGHLPDASASPDWLVEATRTVRLDGARVPVSNTHGTGCTLSSAIAALLPQQPDLESAVREAKTYLTGAIAASGHLDVGHGVGPVHHFHRWW, from the coding sequence ATGACGCACCCGATACCCAACATCCTGACGATCGCCGGCTCCGATTCGGGCGGCGGCGCAGGCATCCAGGCCGACCTGAAGACCTTTTCCGCGCTCGGCGCGTATGGCGCGAGCGTGATCACCGCGCTGACCGCGCAGAACACCCGCGGCGTGACGGGCGTGCACGCGCCGGACGCGGCGTTCGTGACCGCGCAACTCGACGCGGTGTTCGGCGATATCCGTATCGATGCGGTCAAGATCGGGATGCTCGCGAACGCGGCGATCGTGCACGCGGTCGCCGACGCGCTGCGGCGCTACGCGCCGCGCTTCGTCGTGCTCGACACGGTGATGATCTCGAAGAGCTCGCACGCGCTCCTCGCACCCGATGCCGTCGACGCGTTGCGCGATGCGCTGCTGCCGCTCGCGACGGTCGTGACGCCGAACCTGCCCGAAGCGGCCGCGCTGCTGAACGATGTGCCCGCAACCACCGAAGACGACATGGTCCGGCAAGGTCAGGCACTGTTACAGACGGGTGCGCGCGCCGTGCTGATGAAAGGCGGCCACCTGCCGGACGCGTCCGCGAGCCCCGACTGGCTCGTGGAAGCGACCCGCACCGTGCGGCTCGACGGCGCACGCGTACCGGTGAGCAACACGCACGGTACCGGCTGCACGCTGTCGTCGGCGATCGCCGCGCTGCTGCCGCAGCAGCCCGACCTCGAAAGCGCGGTGCGCGAAGCCAAGACCTACCTGACCGGCGCGATCGCCGCGAGCGGCCACCTCGACGTCGGCCACGGCGTCGGCCCCGTCCATCACTTCCATCGCTGGTGGTGA
- a CDS encoding universal stress protein — MFRHILVPTDGSELSQKAIDGAIDLARAVGARVTAYACLPQYPYSPFSEVIIEPPADFRARSEREARAHLDEVESAAKAAGVECDTWTSVHPSPYLGIIEAAERGGCDVIFMASHGRRGLGSLLIGSETQRVLTHTKIPVIVYR, encoded by the coding sequence ATGTTCCGGCACATCCTCGTTCCAACCGACGGTTCCGAACTGTCGCAGAAGGCGATCGACGGCGCGATCGACCTGGCGCGCGCGGTCGGTGCGCGGGTCACGGCCTACGCGTGCCTGCCGCAGTATCCGTATTCGCCGTTTTCCGAAGTGATCATCGAGCCGCCCGCCGATTTCCGGGCGCGCAGCGAGCGCGAGGCGCGTGCGCACCTCGACGAGGTCGAATCGGCTGCGAAGGCGGCCGGCGTCGAGTGCGACACCTGGACGAGCGTGCATCCGTCGCCGTATCTCGGCATCATCGAGGCGGCCGAACGCGGCGGCTGCGACGTGATCTTCATGGCGTCCCACGGACGCCGCGGGCTCGGCAGCTTGCTGATCGGCAGCGAGACGCAGCGCGTGCTGACCCATACGAAAATTCCGGTGATCGTGTATCGGTAG
- a CDS encoding DEAD/DEAH box helicase, producing MTSSINSSPLNAIADQALGLDDAAAPAAVEPASDEPSFASLGLSPEIVSALQAAGYVKPTPVQQRAIPAGIAGRDLLVSSPTGSGKTAAFMLPAIERFAQLQKAQAQQPRAPREPNQGDRRARRPQPVARPGLLVLTPTRELAMQVTTAATTYGKHLKRLRTVSILGGVAYGQQLMLLAKNPEILVATPGRLLDHLERGRIDLSELKMLVLDEADRMLDMGFIDDIETIVAATPESRQTMLFSATLDGKIGSLTSRLLKDPERIEIQQRLESRANIAQTVHYVDDRDHKDRLLDHLLRDDALDQAIIFTATKIDADQLAGRLADAGFESAALHGDLPQGARNRTIRALRERRVRVLVATDVAARGIDIPGITHVFNYDLPKFAEDYVHRIGRTGRAGRSGTAVSLVHHAEQGALKRIERFVRAPLPVNVIEGFEPRKAPPRNGGTGGRGRPGGGNGGRRFGGKPGGGYGGSGNGSGRSYGGGNGGGWSGKPGGSRDGGPRRDGQRSGGLRRSNSAS from the coding sequence ATGACTTCGAGCATCAACTCCAGCCCGCTCAACGCGATCGCCGACCAGGCGCTCGGTCTCGACGACGCCGCCGCACCGGCCGCGGTCGAACCGGCGTCGGACGAGCCGAGCTTCGCGTCGCTCGGGTTGTCGCCGGAGATCGTCTCCGCGCTGCAGGCCGCCGGCTACGTGAAGCCGACGCCGGTCCAGCAGCGCGCGATTCCGGCCGGCATCGCCGGCCGTGACCTGCTGGTCTCGAGCCCGACCGGTTCGGGCAAGACCGCCGCATTCATGCTGCCCGCGATCGAACGTTTCGCGCAGCTCCAGAAGGCGCAGGCGCAGCAACCGCGCGCGCCGCGCGAACCGAACCAGGGCGACCGCCGCGCGCGCCGCCCGCAACCCGTCGCGCGCCCGGGCCTGCTCGTGCTGACGCCGACCCGTGAACTCGCGATGCAGGTCACCACGGCCGCAACGACCTATGGCAAGCACCTGAAGCGCCTGCGCACGGTCAGCATCCTCGGCGGCGTCGCCTACGGCCAGCAGCTGATGCTGCTCGCGAAGAACCCGGAAATCCTGGTCGCCACGCCGGGCCGTCTGCTCGACCACCTCGAGCGCGGCCGCATCGACCTGTCCGAGCTGAAGATGCTCGTCCTCGACGAAGCCGACCGCATGCTCGACATGGGCTTCATCGACGACATCGAAACGATCGTTGCCGCCACCCCCGAGTCGCGCCAGACGATGCTGTTCTCGGCCACGCTCGACGGCAAGATCGGTTCGCTGACGAGCCGCCTGCTGAAGGATCCGGAACGCATCGAGATCCAGCAGCGCCTCGAGTCGCGCGCGAACATCGCGCAAACCGTGCACTACGTCGACGACCGCGACCACAAGGATCGCCTGCTCGATCACCTGCTGCGCGACGACGCGCTCGACCAGGCGATCATCTTCACGGCGACCAAGATCGACGCCGACCAGCTCGCCGGCCGTCTCGCCGACGCAGGCTTCGAATCGGCCGCGCTGCACGGCGACCTGCCGCAGGGCGCGCGTAACCGCACGATCCGTGCGCTGCGCGAGCGCCGTGTGCGCGTGCTGGTGGCCACCGACGTCGCGGCACGCGGCATCGACATCCCGGGCATCACGCACGTGTTCAACTACGACCTGCCGAAGTTCGCGGAAGACTACGTGCACCGTATCGGCCGTACGGGCCGTGCAGGCCGTTCGGGCACGGCCGTGAGCCTCGTGCACCACGCCGAGCAAGGCGCGCTCAAGCGCATCGAGCGTTTCGTGCGCGCGCCGCTGCCGGTCAACGTGATCGAAGGCTTCGAGCCGCGCAAGGCGCCCCCGCGCAACGGCGGCACCGGCGGCCGTGGCCGTCCGGGCGGCGGTAACGGCGGTCGTCGTTTCGGCGGCAAGCCGGGCGGCGGTTATGGCGGCAGCGGTAACGGCAGCGGCCGCAGCTACGGCGGCGGCAATGGCGGCGGCTGGAGCGGCAAGCCGGGTGGCAGCCGTGACGGCGGCCCGCGTCGCGACGGCCAGCGCAGCGGCGGCCTGCGTCGCAGCAACTCGGCGTCGTAA
- the tsaB gene encoding tRNA (adenosine(37)-N6)-threonylcarbamoyltransferase complex dimerization subunit type 1 TsaB, whose protein sequence is MSPMTQTVLLAIDTSTEYCSVALLRSAHADDAVSTPQTWVRHELTGAVSSTRVLPAIQDLFAESGLTLADCDAIAFGAGPGSFTGLRTATGITQGLAFGRGLPVVPIGTLLACAEHARLRAPGTTRVLAALDARMDEAYWADFAWDDSTGDWRTLHPASLDAPGAVGVPDVPFTLAGNAAAAFGAQLPAAARAAVIDGDAMPHALAVAHAALRAFRAGRAVPADQAAPEYVRDKVAQTTAERVAARAAQTGGAKG, encoded by the coding sequence ATGTCGCCCATGACGCAAACAGTGCTCCTCGCCATCGATACGTCGACCGAATACTGCTCGGTCGCGCTGCTGCGCTCGGCCCACGCCGATGACGCCGTTTCCACCCCGCAAACCTGGGTCCGCCACGAGCTGACGGGCGCCGTGTCGAGCACGCGCGTGCTGCCGGCCATCCAGGACCTTTTCGCCGAATCGGGGCTGACGCTCGCCGATTGCGACGCGATCGCGTTCGGCGCAGGCCCCGGCTCGTTTACGGGCCTGCGTACCGCGACGGGCATCACCCAGGGTCTCGCGTTCGGGCGCGGGCTGCCGGTCGTGCCGATCGGCACGCTGCTCGCGTGCGCCGAGCACGCGCGGCTGCGCGCGCCCGGCACGACCCGCGTGCTGGCCGCGCTGGATGCGCGGATGGATGAAGCCTACTGGGCGGATTTCGCGTGGGACGACAGTACCGGCGACTGGCGCACGCTGCATCCGGCTTCGCTCGATGCGCCGGGCGCCGTCGGCGTGCCCGATGTGCCGTTCACGCTCGCGGGCAATGCGGCCGCCGCGTTCGGCGCGCAGTTGCCGGCTGCGGCGCGCGCGGCCGTGATCGACGGCGACGCGATGCCGCACGCGCTGGCGGTCGCCCATGCCGCCCTGCGTGCGTTCCGCGCCGGCCGCGCGGTGCCGGCCGATCAGGCGGCGCCGGAGTACGTGCGCGACAAGGTCGCGCAGACCACCGCCGAGCGCGTCGCGGCACGGGCCGCGCAGACGGGCGGAGCGAAGGGATGA